Proteins co-encoded in one Sphingopyxis sp. BE259 genomic window:
- a CDS encoding FAD-binding oxidoreductase, which translates to MTSAPSPALLDALAQLLGPKGYTADTDVMAPWLTDWRGKYTGYSAAMLSPASTAEVAAVIRLCADEQVALVPQGGNSGMVGGATPDTSGDQLLLSLRRMNRVRSVDTTARIAVAEAGVILETLHLEALAHGLRFPLTLGGKGSATIGGLVSTNAGGTQVLRHGTMRALVAGIEAVLPDGSIFDGLAPLKKDNRGYDLRHLLCGAEGTLGIVTAASLHLVPVATARRTAWIAIDSPDNALLLLRRLDASIGRELEGFEIIPHACLAAVLRHIPQTRAPIAAAYPWYVLAEMAGEDEALLGPALERELAAALDAGLIRDVVIAKNDRESEDFWRLRDSISEAERAEGPALQHDVSVPVDLMPTFIANNPDRLAQAFPGVRALSFGHLGDGNVHHHVQPPVGADGAAWLAQYGAAVSRLVYSHVIDLGGSISAEHGIGQMKRDILAELDSPARLAALRGIKAGLDPAGIFNPGKLID; encoded by the coding sequence ATGACATCCGCGCCATCGCCTGCGTTGCTCGATGCGTTGGCCCAATTGCTGGGGCCAAAGGGTTATACCGCCGACACCGACGTGATGGCACCATGGCTGACCGACTGGCGCGGCAAATACACGGGATACAGCGCAGCGATGCTGTCGCCTGCCTCGACCGCCGAGGTCGCAGCGGTCATTCGCCTCTGCGCTGACGAACAGGTGGCGCTGGTCCCGCAGGGCGGCAACAGCGGCATGGTGGGCGGCGCGACGCCCGACACGAGCGGCGACCAACTGCTGCTCAGCCTGCGCCGCATGAACCGGGTGCGCAGTGTCGATACCACGGCGCGGATTGCGGTGGCCGAGGCGGGGGTAATCCTCGAAACCCTCCATCTCGAAGCGCTGGCGCACGGCCTGCGTTTCCCGCTGACCCTCGGCGGCAAGGGATCGGCGACGATCGGCGGCTTGGTATCGACCAACGCCGGCGGCACCCAGGTACTACGCCACGGCACCATGCGCGCGCTGGTCGCCGGGATCGAAGCAGTGCTCCCCGACGGCAGCATCTTCGACGGCCTCGCACCGCTCAAGAAAGACAATCGCGGCTACGACCTGCGCCACCTGCTGTGCGGGGCCGAAGGGACATTGGGCATCGTCACCGCCGCCAGCCTGCATCTGGTCCCCGTCGCGACGGCGCGGCGCACCGCATGGATCGCGATCGATTCGCCGGACAACGCCTTGCTCCTGCTTCGCCGCCTCGACGCCAGCATCGGGCGCGAACTGGAAGGGTTCGAGATCATCCCGCACGCTTGCCTTGCGGCGGTGCTACGGCATATCCCCCAAACCCGCGCCCCGATCGCGGCGGCTTATCCCTGGTATGTGCTGGCTGAAATGGCAGGCGAGGACGAGGCATTGCTGGGTCCAGCCTTGGAGCGAGAATTGGCCGCGGCGCTCGACGCCGGATTGATCCGCGATGTCGTGATCGCCAAGAATGATCGCGAGAGCGAGGATTTCTGGCGTCTGCGCGACTCCATTTCAGAAGCCGAGCGCGCCGAGGGACCCGCGTTGCAGCATGACGTCAGCGTCCCCGTCGATCTGATGCCCACCTTCATCGCCAACAATCCGGACCGGCTGGCACAGGCCTTTCCCGGCGTGCGCGCATTGTCATTCGGGCATCTGGGCGACGGCAATGTCCACCACCACGTCCAGCCGCCCGTCGGCGCCGACGGAGCGGCGTGGCTCGCCCAATATGGCGCCGCGGTCAGTCGGTTGGTCTATTCGCATGTCATTGACCTTGGCGGATCAATATCCGCCGAACATGGCATCGGCCAGATGAAACGCGACATCCTGGCCGAACTCGACAGCCCGGCGCGGCTGGCGGCGCTGCGCGGGATCAAGGCCGGGCTCGATCCGGCGGGCATCTTCAACCCCGGCAAGCTGATCGACTGA
- a CDS encoding SapC family protein, with the protein MATAPAPANLPLFYKDLVPLSSVDHADFHARPLDNADFLINQHAIPLTSDEFVSACRFFPIVFSAGDNPVPLALMGLNEGVNTFVDDNGKLVNPVYVPAYIRRYPFLLAKLQPNSDELSLCFDPTSSAIGKFDEGDALFDNGQPTAPVQAVLEFCKNFEEAGQRTGMLVDELKKADLLMDGEVSIQQEGSDKPYIYRGFQMVDENKLRELRGDVLRKLMQNGILGLIFAHLFSLQLMREVFAEQVKAGKVPEIQEVPAI; encoded by the coding sequence ATGGCCACTGCGCCCGCCCCTGCCAACCTGCCGCTGTTCTATAAGGACCTCGTGCCGCTTTCGAGCGTCGATCACGCCGATTTCCACGCGCGGCCGCTGGACAACGCCGATTTCCTGATCAACCAGCATGCGATCCCGCTGACGTCGGACGAGTTCGTGTCGGCGTGCCGCTTTTTCCCGATCGTGTTTTCGGCCGGCGACAATCCGGTGCCGCTTGCGCTGATGGGCCTGAACGAAGGCGTGAACACCTTCGTCGATGACAATGGCAAACTGGTCAATCCGGTCTATGTTCCCGCCTACATCCGCCGTTATCCGTTTCTGCTCGCCAAGCTCCAGCCGAATTCCGACGAACTGTCGCTGTGTTTCGACCCGACGTCGAGCGCGATCGGCAAGTTCGACGAAGGTGATGCGCTGTTCGACAATGGCCAGCCCACGGCGCCGGTTCAGGCGGTCCTCGAATTCTGCAAAAATTTCGAAGAAGCCGGTCAGCGCACCGGGATGTTGGTTGACGAGTTGAAAAAGGCCGACCTGCTCATGGACGGCGAAGTCAGCATCCAGCAGGAAGGCAGCGACAAGCCCTATATCTATCGCGGCTTCCAGATGGTGGACGAGAACAAGCTGCGCGAGCTGCGCGGCGATGTGCTGCGCAAGCTGATGCAGAACGGCATCCTCGGCCTGATCTTTGCCCACCTCTTCTCGCTGCAATTGATGCGCGAAGTCTTTGCCGAACAGGTCAAAGCTGGCAAGGTGCCCGAAATCCAGGAAGTTCCCGCGATCTGA
- a CDS encoding DUF1674 domain-containing protein, which produces MMMFDAVGVRHEKSYSGCTMTERSETETIGGTPRAVKRPAHVKAPADWTTSPVPPPAPIREEKAEEQPGGRNPVRYGDWELKGIAVDF; this is translated from the coding sequence ATGATGATGTTCGACGCGGTTGGCGTGAGGCATGAAAAATCCTATAGTGGCTGCACCATGACCGAGCGCAGTGAAACGGAAACGATTGGCGGAACGCCACGAGCGGTGAAGCGTCCGGCGCATGTGAAGGCGCCTGCCGACTGGACCACCAGTCCGGTACCACCGCCAGCGCCGATCCGCGAGGAAAAGGCCGAGGAACAACCCGGGGGGCGAAATCCAGTGCGCTACGGCGACTGGGAGCTGAAGGGCATCGCGGTCGATTTTTGA
- a CDS encoding cytochrome b, producing MATLADPADTVGPRYTKVAIWLHWLIGLAVIANIGLAMLTEDMPRETHRAAMDIHKALGITILALTIVRILWRVGHKPPPLPAATPAWQRPLSKIVHFLFYALLILLPLSGWVWMSAAGRPIDFFGLATIPTIAQPDEGLADAMHDRHEMLGLAMLALAAIHILAALKHQFIDRTGLIGRMNPF from the coding sequence ATGGCCACCTTGGCAGACCCCGCCGACACAGTCGGCCCGCGTTATACCAAGGTGGCCATCTGGCTTCACTGGCTGATCGGCTTGGCGGTCATCGCCAATATCGGCCTCGCCATGCTGACCGAGGACATGCCGCGCGAAACCCATCGGGCTGCGATGGATATTCACAAGGCGCTCGGTATCACGATCCTGGCGTTGACGATCGTCCGGATCCTGTGGCGAGTGGGTCACAAGCCGCCGCCGTTGCCCGCGGCGACGCCCGCGTGGCAGCGCCCGCTCAGCAAGATCGTGCATTTCCTCTTCTACGCGCTGCTGATCTTGCTGCCGCTGTCGGGGTGGGTATGGATGTCGGCGGCGGGGCGGCCCATCGACTTTTTCGGGCTGGCGACAATCCCGACGATCGCCCAGCCAGACGAGGGTCTGGCCGATGCGATGCACGACCGGCACGAGATGCTTGGCCTGGCCATGCTGGCGCTTGCCGCAATCCATATTCTTGCCGCACTGAAGCATCAATTTATCGACCGGACCGGGCTGATCGGGCGGATGAATCCTTTTTGA